Genomic window (Pseudomonas sp. L5B5):
GCGGTGGTGCGCGCGGCCGAGCACCGCCAGCGCGATCGACGCCAGCGGGAAAATGCCGCGACCCTGCTCGCCGCCCTGCGCGCCGCCCCGGCGGGTGCCGCGCCCGACCTGTTGCAAGACATCGCCCGCCTGGCCGAAGGCGCAGACCTGGCGCACGCGCAACAGATCCTGGCCCGGGGCTTCAGCCAGCTGGCCAAGGCCAGCGCGGCAGACACCCTGAGCGAGCGCCAGCGCGAACTAGCCCGGCAACTGCGGGAAGAGCCCTGCGAGCCCACCCTCGCCCAGTGGATCGCCACGCACCCGTCGCAAACCGACCGCGATGCACGCCTGCAGCGGATCGACCGGCATATCGCCGAGCTGCAACTGCTGCAAGGCGAGCCCGCCGCCATGCCCTTCCTGCAACGGCTGGCCCGGGCCGAAGCCCAGGAGCAGGCGCAACAGCGCAACCTGTTGCTCGACAGCCTGGTGATCGAACTGGCCGAGGCTGCGCGCGACTTCCAGCAGCGGCGCGAGCTGCTTGTTCAGGTGCAGGACCTGGCCAGCGAGGTCCAGACCCTCGCCGCGGCCGATCACGTGGAGCTGCTGCGCCAGGCTGCCGAGTGCAACGAGCACAGCGACCTGGCCATGCTGCAAACGCTGAAGACCGAGTGCGAAGCCGCGCTCACCGCCCTGCTGCAGGCCCAGGCTGCGCAGGCCCGGCGCCAGGCCATGCTTGAGGGCCTGGCCCGCCTTGGCTACGAAGTCCGCGAAGGCATGGCCACCGCCTGGGCCGAATCAGGCAAGGTGGTGCTGCGCAAGAGCGCCACCCCCGGATATGGCGTCGAGGTCGGCGGCAAGGCTGACAACGGCCGCCTGCAGGTCCGCGCCGTGGCCCTCGACCCGCAGCGGGACAAGGGCCGCGATCGGGACATCGAAACGATCTGGTGCAACGAGTTCCAGCGCCTGCAAGCACTGCTCAAGGACAGCGGCGGCGAACTGCTGATCGAACGGGCCCTGGGCGTGGGAGAAGTGCCGCTCAAGGAAGCGACGGTCATGGGCGAGGAACGAGAGGCAGCGAGCCTCCAGCAAAGAACGCTTTGAGCCTACCGCCCAGCAGCGCTTGCAGCGCGCCTCTGGGTATCCCGCCTCCTGGCGCTCTAGCCCCTACCCCTCCAGCAACAGATGCCGGGGCGGGGCCTTGGCCACGTGCTGCAGCACCGCCAGGGTCGTGCAGATCGCCTTCTGCGGGTGCGGGTTGTCATGCAGGCATTCATACAACAGGCCGGTGATGGTGATGCAACAGAACTCCAGCATCCCCGGCACATCGAGTGTGGGCGGCAGCTCCTGACGGGACACGGCGGTTTCCAGCAGCCGCCGCAAATGATGCTGGAGCAGCCCCCGGACCCCGTCCAGACGCCGCTGATGGGTACTGGGGTCGCCGCCGCAGGCGCCCTGGTGGAGCATGATTTCCGAAAGACGGCGCGGCGCCTCGCCGCTGACGGTGGCCACCAGGTCGTCGTGCAGTCGTTGCCATCCACGGTGGAAATCCACAGCTTGCGGCCGGTGGTTCTCCAAGGGCAGGGTCTGTTCGCTGAACAGCGCATCGAGCAGGTCCTGCTTGCCCTTGAAATGCCAGTAGATCGCTCCCCGCGTCACCCCGGCCTGCCGGGCGATCTGCTCCAGGGTGGTGCTGGACACACCTTCCCGAGAGAACAGTTCGCCGGCCGCGTCCAGGATCCTGCGACGGGTGCGCGCGGCCTCTGCCGCAGTCTTCCTGGCCATGGCCGGGGCTAGTCCTGGACCACGCGAGGGGCGCGACCGATCACCTCCTCGATGCTCTGCTTGCACGCCTGCAAGGCCTGTTGGAAGGCTTCGCCCCTGGCCGCCGCCCGGGCATTGGGGGCGACGATGGAGATCGAATAGTGACCTAGGTAGGTGTCCAGCAGGATCGCGTAGGAACACAAGCCTTCGATGTACTCATCCTGGTCATTGGCCGCGCCGCTGACCCTGATGGTCCGCAGTTGCTCCAGCAGCGCCGCGCGCCCCAGGCTCTTGGGCGTGCAGGCGGGCAATGGATCGGGCAGCAGCGCCTGCTGCGCTTCGCTCGACAACTCGGCCAATAGCACCTTGCCGCCGGAGGTGACCGTGGCCGGTACATGGATGCCGATGGGAAACACCACGCGCAACTCGCGCTCGGCGACGATGCGATCCAGCACATAGAGCTTGTCGCCGGACAGCGACGCCAGGCAGGTCGACTCCAGCACTTGCTCGGACAGGGCGCTCAGGTACGGCCTGACCAGGGAAATGATATCGACCTGGGCCTGGGTCACCAGTTGGCCGAAGGCCGGGCCCAGGCGAAAGCCGCCAGCCGGGCCCAGGGTCTCGACCAGGTGCTCCACGCACAGGGCGTTGATGATGCGCTGCACCGTCGAGCGCGGCAGGTCCACCACCTGGGCAATGGCCCCCAGGCTCAGCCCCTGCGGGTTGCTGCCCAGGGCCCGCATGACCGACGCAGCCCGCGCGATGACCTGTATCCCGCCGTGCTTGGCGCTGCTTTCTTGCGAATCATTCATACGACTCCTTGGGGCCGGCCGCTAGGCCGTGGTGCCGGGTTCTGTGGATTGGCCGCCACTCTAGTGGCAAGCGGCCGATCAGGCCAGCCGGGCAAATCTCGGCTTGCATTAGCTGAATCTCATGGTGGTACACTGTACCGCAATACGAACCACAAGTCGTGATTTTGAATATTCACTCCCACAACAGGAGACGAGCGTGAGACTCAAGCAAGCTTTGTGTGCGCGACCATTCATTCCCCTGGCGGCCTTGTGCCTGCTGGCCGGTTGCGGCGCCAAGGAGGCGGACATGGCCGCCGCCCCCGCGCCGCAAGTCGGTGTCTATACCGCCAAGGCCCAAGTGCTGACCCTGACCACCGACCTGCCGGGCCGGACTTCGGCCTACCGCGTGTCCGAGGTCCGGCCCCAGGTGTCCGGAATTCTCCAGCGCCGGCTGTTCGCCGAGGGCGCCGAGGTCAAGGACGGCCAGCCGCTGTACCAGATCGATCCGCGCACCTACCAGGCACGCCTGGCCCGGGCCGAGGCCAGCCTGCTGACCGCGCAGAACCTGGCCCGGCGCTATGAGCGCCTGCTCAAGACCAACGCCGTCAGCCAGCAGCAATACGACGATGCCCTGGCCACCTGGAAACAGGCCCAAGCCGACGCCCAGATGGCCCGGATCGACGTGCAGTACACCAAGGTCCTGGCACCGATCTCCGGGCGCATTGGGCGCTCGGCCGTCACCGAGGGCGCACTGGTGACCAACGGCCAGCAGCAGGCCCTGGCCACCGTGACCCAGCTCGACCCGATCTATGTCGACGTCAACCAGCCCATCACCAAGCTGCTGGGACTCAAGCAGGCCCTGGAATCCGGACGCCTGCAGGCCAGCGGCCCGGACCAGGCGCAAGTCAGCCTGACCCTGGACGACGGCACGCCCTACCCGCTCAAGGGCACCTTGAAGTTCTCCGAAGTCAGCGTCGATCCCACCACCGGTTCGGTGACCCTGCGCGCCGAGTTTCCCAACCCGAACCGCAAGCTGCTGCCGGGAATGTTCGTCCATGCCCAGCTCAAGGAAGGCGAGCAACAGGCTGCCATCCTGATTCCCCAGCAGGCGGTCGGCCGTGATGCCCGTGGCGTACCTACTGCCTGGGTGGTCAAGGCCGACGACACCGTCGAGCAACGTGAACTGCAGACGCTACGCACCGTGGGCAACGCCTGGTTGATCGGCGCCGGCATCGCCGATGGCGAGCGCGTGGTCACCGAAGGTGTGCAGCGCGTGCGCAGCGGCCTGGCCGTCAAGCCGGTGGCGGCGGGCAACGTCGAACTGGTGACCGAATTCGGCGCCGGCGCTGGCCCCCTGGCCAATTGAGGAGTCACTGATCCATGTCCCGTTTCTTCATCGACCGGCCGATCTTCGCCTGGGTGCTGGCCATCGTCGCGATGCTCGCCGGCGCCCTGTCGCTGCTCAAGATGCCCGTCAGCCAGTACCCCAACATCGCCGCGCCCGCAGTCTCGATCCAGGTCAGCTACCCCGGCGCCTCGGCCAAGACTGTGCAAGACACCGTGGTCCAGGTGATCGAGCAGCAACTGGCCGGGCTTGACGGCTTTCGCTACATGTCCGCCGAAAGCAACGCCGATGGCAGCATGAACATCATCGTTACCTTCGAGCAGGGCACCAACCCCGACATCGCCCAGGTCCAGGTGCAGAACAAGCTGCAACTGGCCACCCCGCGCCTGCCCGAGGAGGTCCAGCGCCAGGGCCTGCGGGTGGTCAAGTACCAGATGAACTTCTTCCTGATCGTCGGCCTGGTGGACAAGACCGGCAAGCTGGACAACTTCGACCTCGGCAACCTGATCGCCTCGCAGCTGCAAGACCCGATCTCGCGGATCAACGGCGTCGGCGACTTCCAGCTGTTCGGCTCGCCCTACGCGATGCGCATCTGGCTCGACCCCGGCAAGCTCAACAGCTACCAGCTGACCCCGGGCGACGTGGCCCAGGCCATTCGCGAGCAGAACGTACAAGTCTCCGCCGGCCAGCTCGGCGGCCTGCCGACTCGTTCCCACGTGCAGCTCAACGCCACGGTGCTGGGCAAGACACGCATGACCAGCGTCGCCGAGTTCCAGGAGATCCTGGTCAAGGTCAAGGCCGATGGCTCGCAAGTGCGGGTCAAGGACCTGGGCGACGTCAGCCTGTCCTCCGACAACTTCGCGATTTCCTCCAAGTACAAGGGCAAGGAGTCGGCAGGCCTGGCCCTGCGCCTGGCCAGCGGTGGCAACCTGCTGGAGACGGTCAAGGCGGTCAAGGCGGTGCTGGAGAAGCAGAAGGCCTACCTGCCCGAGGGCGTGGAGATCATCTACCCCTACGACACCACCCCGGTGGTCGAGGCGTCGATCGAGTCGGTGGTGCACACCATTTTCGAAGCCGTGGCCCTGGTCTTCCTGGTGATGCTGCTGTTCCTGCAGAGCATCCGCGCCACCCTGATCCCGACCCTGGCGGTGCCGGTGGTGCTGCTGGCGGCCTTTGCCCTGCTGCCCTGGTTCGGCCTGAGCATCAATGTGCTGACCATGTACGCCATGGTCCTGGCGATCGGCCTGCTGGTGGACGATGCCATCGTCGTGGTGGAGAACGTCGAGCGCCTGATGCATGAGGAAGGCCTGTCGCCGCTGGAGGCGACACGCAAGTCCATGCAGCAGATCTCCGGTGCACTGATGGGCATCGGCATGGTGCTCTCGGCGGTGTTCGTGCCCATGGCGTTCTTCGGTGGCTCGGCCGGCATCATCTACAAGCAGTTCGCGGTCACCGTCGTCCTGTGCATGGGCCTGTCGGTGCTGGTGGCCCTGATCTTCACCCCGGCGCTGTGCGCCACCATCCTCAAGGCGCCCCAGGGCGATGCGCACCACGAGAAGAAAGGTTTCTTCGGCTGGTTCAATCGCACCTTCGAGCGCAGCACCCAGCGCTTCGAGCGGGGCGTGGGAGGCATGCTCAAGCATCGCGGGCGCTACTTGCTGGCATTCGTGCTGATTACCGCTGGCACCGGCTATCTGTTCACCCAGATCCCCAAGGCGTTCCTGCCCAACGAGGACCAGGGCCTGATGATGGCCGAGGTGCGCATGCCACTGAACGCAACGGCCGAGCGCACCGAGGAGGTGCTCAATGAGGTCAAGGACTACCTGGTCAACGAGGAAGGCGATCGGGTCGAGCATGTGATGACCGTCAATGGCTTCAACTTCGCAGGTCGCGGCCAGAACTCCGGCCTGGTGCTGGTGGTGCTCAAGGACTGGTCCGTGCGCAAGGCGGTCGGTGACGACGTGTTCAGCGTGGCTCGACGTGCCAACGAGCACTTTGCCCGGATCAAGGATGCCACGGTGATGGCCTTCGTCCCGCCGGCAATCCTCGAAATGGGCAACGCCATGGGCTTCGACTTCTACCTCCAGGACAACTCCGGCGTCGGCCACGAAGCGCTGATGGCCGCGCGCAACCAGTTCCTCGAGCTGGCCGCGCAGGACCCCAGGTTGCGCTCGGTCCGCCCCAACGGCAAGGACGACGAACCGCAGTTCCAGGTACGCATCGACGATGAGAAAGCCCGTGCGCTGCAGGTCAGCATCGCCGCGATCAACGAAACCATGAGCGCGGCCTGGGGCTCGATGTACGTCAACGACTTCATCGACCTGGGCCGGGTCAAGCGGGTGTACCTGCAGGGCGTGGACACCTCGCGGATCGCCCCGGAAGACTTCGACAAATGGTACGTGCGCAACAACCTGGGGCAGATGGTGCCGTTCTCCGCGTTCGCCACCGGCGCGTGGATCTACGGCTCGCCCAAACTGGAACGCTACGGTGGCATTCCGGCGGTGCAGATCCTCGGTGAACCGGCGCCCGGCTACAGCACCGGCGATGCGATGGTCGCCATTGCCCAGATCCTCCAGCAACTGCCGCCGGGCATCGGCCTGAGCTACAACGGCTTGTCCTACGAGGAAATCCAGACCGGCGACCAGGCGCCCATGCTCTACGCCCTGACCGTGCTGATCGTGTTCCTGTGCCTGGCGGCGCTATACGAAAGCTGGTCGGTGCCGGTGTCGGTGATGCTGGTGGTGCCACTGGGCATCCTCGGCGCGGTGCTGGCCACCCTGGGGCGCGGGTTGGAGGCCGATGTGTATTTCCAGATCGGCCTGATGACCACGGTCGGCCTGTCGGCCAAGAACGCGATCCTGATCATCGAGTTCGCCAAGGAGCTCTACGAGAAGGAAGGCATGCCCCTGGCCAAGGCCGCCATCGCGGCCGCCAGGCTGCGCCTGCGCCCGATCATCATGACCTCCCTGGCCTTCACCTTCGGCGTGTTGCCCATGGCCCTGGCCTCGGGTGCCGGTGCCGGCAGCCAGCACTCCATCGCCACCGGCGTGGTGGGCGGGATGATCACCGCCACGGTGCTGGCGCTGTTCTTCGTGCCGTTGTTCTACGTACTGGTGGTGAAGGTGTTCGAACGCAACAGGCCAGCGGCGGCCACAGCAGGAGAAACAGCATGAAGCGCACCAGCCTTTCGATTGCGCTGGGCATGGTCCTGGCCGGGTGCAGCCTGACCCCGGACTACCAGCGCCCCACCGCGCCCGTGCAACCGGACTGGCCCCAGGGTCCGGCCTACGAGCAAGCCGCCAGGGGCGATCAGGCCACCGCCGAGGCCCGCGATGCGGCCTTGAGCTGGCAACTGTTCTTCCGTGACCCGTCGCTGCGTCAAGTACTGGCCACGGCCCTGGACAACAACCGCGACCTGCGCCAGGCCGCCTTGAATGTCGAGGCCTACCGCGCCCTGCACCGGATCGAGCGTTCGGCACTGTTCCCCAGCGTCGATGCCAGCGCCGGCGGCAGCCGCCAACGCCAGCCCGCCGACCTGTCGCCCAGCGGCAAGGCCGGGATCCAGAGCCAGTACAGCATGGCCCTGGGGCTGTCCTATGAAGTCGACCTGTTCGGCCGCTTGCGCAGCCTGGAACGGGCGGCGCTGGAGCAATACCTGGCCAGCGCCGAAGCGCAACGCGGCGTGCAGATCGCCCTGGTGGGCGATGTGGCCATCGCCTACCTGACCTGGCGCAGCGACCAGGAACAACTGGAGCTGGCCCGCTCGACCCTGGCCAGCTACCGACAGAGCCTGGGGCTGATCCAGTCGAGCCGCGAAGTCGGCACCGCCTCGGCGCTCGATGTGCGCCAGGCCCGCAGCCTGGTGGAAACCGCGCGAGTGCAGCAAGCGCTGTACACCCGCCAGGTCGCCCAGGACGTCAATGCCTTGCAGTTGCTGCTGGGCACCGCGTTGCCCGCCGGTTTGTCGCGGACCACGGCCTTCGAACAGCCGCTGGCCGCGCCAACCCCGGGCCTGCCGGCCGACCTGCTGCTGCGGCGCCCGGATATCCGCGCCGCCGAGCACCGCTTGCTGGCCGCCAATGCCGACATCGGCGCAGCACGCGCGGCGTTCTTCCCCAGCATCAGCCTGACCGCGACGGCCGGTACCACCAGCCGCGAGCTGGACCGTCTGTTCGAGGGGGGCTCGGGACTGTGGAGCTTCGCACCGCAGATCAACCTGCCGATCTTCACGGCCGGGCGCCTGCGCGGCACCCTCGACTACCGCAAGGTGCTCAAGGACGTCAACGTCGCCGCCTACGAGCAAAGCATCCAGACCGCCTTTCGCGAGGTGGCCGACGGCCTCGCGGCCCGGGGCACCTTCGGCGAACAGTTGCAGGCCCAGCGCGACCTGGTGAGCAACGACCAGGCGTACTACGCACTGGCCAACCAACGCTACGACGAAGGCGTCGACAGCTACCTGGCGGTACTCGACGCCCAGCGTGAACTGTTCGGCGCGCAACAACAGCTGATCCGCGATCGGCTGAACCAGCTCAGCAGCGAAGTGAAGCTGTTCAAGGCCCTGGGCGGTGGCTGGGACAGCCAGCAGCCCCTGGCACTCACCGCCAGGGATGCGAACAGCAGATAGTTGAGCGGGCTTGCCAGATGAGCGACTACGCCCCGCTCATCTGCAGCCCGGAACCAGGTGACACCAGAGGTTTCTTCCCGCTTGGCCAGTTCATGCAGTGTCGCCACTGCATGACTGGTCTTTTTTATTGCCCGCCCCAGCCAACTCGCGCCGCCGAGACTCTTCAAGTAACGCTGGAGCAGATTTCCGCACAGGCATCACCACCCAGCAGGAGGGTCGCCACCCTACAGGGCTTACGCTTCAGGGCTGGCGCTCAGGACTGTTGCGCCTGCGGCCCGCGATGGGCCTGGCGCCACTGGATCGGGCTGACGCCGCACCAACGGCGGAACGCCCGGGAGAACGCGCTGATTTCCGAGTAGCCCAGGGCCAGGGCCAGTTCGGAGATCGGCAGGGTCGACTGCTGCAGGTAGTACAGCGCCAACTCCTGGCGCACGGTGTCCACCAGGGCCGAGAAGGTCAGGCCGCTTTCGCCCAGCCGCCGCTGGATGGTCCAGCTGGGGGTCCGCAGTTGCTGCGCCACTTGCTCCAGGCACGGGTAACCCTCGCTGAGCAGGTCACGAACCTGGGCCCGGACCTGGGCAACGATGCCCGGGCGCACCTGGCCACCGTCCGCGGCGGCGAGCTGGTGCAGGCTTTCGAGCAAGATCGCCAGCAGTTTCGGATCGTGCCCGGGCATCGGCCGCTGCAGCACGCTGCGGCGAAACACCAGGGCATTGCAGCGCTGGCCGAACAGCACCGGGGCATCGAACACCTTGCAGTGCTCATGCCAGGCCTCTGGCTGCGGATGTTCGAAATGCACCCGCTCCGGCGCCCAGTTCTGGCCCAGGGCATGGCGCATCAGGTTGGCGAACATGCCCAGGGACAACTCGGCGTCCTGGCGCTTGCGCACGATGGCCCCGTACTGCACCTGGTAGTCGAGCCGACACAGTTCGCCGTCCTCCACCAGCCGCAGCAGGCTGCCCTGCTGGTGCACAGGAAAGGTCCGGACAATGTTGCGCAGGCCCTCGCCCAGGGTGGCCGAGCACATCCCCACATACCCCAGCAGCCCCAGGGAATCGGGGCGGAACTGCTGGCCATAGCGCAGGCCGAAGTTGTGGTTGCCGGTCTGCCGGGCGGCCTCCTCGAACACCGAGCAATACTGGTTCAGGTCCAGGCTCAGGGTCGGGTGCAGCAACTGCTCCGGGTCGATGCCCGCCATGCCCAGGATGCGCTCGGGGTTGCCGCCGTGCAGCTGGATGAAATCGCTCAGGCCCGTGGCGGCCGAAGCCAGGATGCCGATCTGGCTTTCCGGGGGGCGGGTCGTGGACGTCGTGATGAGGGGCACCTGGAACCTCCTAGCACAGTCACCATGGACAGGTAGCTGATCCACGCAAGTTCCATTCCAGATCCCCCCGTTGTCGTGCCTGCCCCCACTCCGTGGCCTCAAGCCTGCCCCTGCCGGCGCTACGGCCGGCGTCGCAGCGACCGGCACTGCACCGGGACGGGGCGTAGCGGTTTGTAACATCGCCTCAATGCCTCGCGTGCGCCAGGACACCCTGCAAGCCGTCGTCCAGGTAGCGCCGGCACAGCCCCAGGGTCTGCTCAACCCATTCGCGGCCCAGGCACTCGACCTGAGCCGTGCCCCGATGGCTGCCGGCCCAGGCCAGCAATTGCAGGCGCCGCTGCATGATCAGGGTCGGCACCATGGCCAGGTCCTCGGTCGCCAGGTGCAGCTCGCGGCTGTAGCCCTGCAGCCAGTTGTCGATCCACTGCGCCAGCTCGGGGTGATGCTCGAAGAAGCTCAGGGCCGCCGCCAGATCATGCAAGTACCAGCCCAGCCCGCAATCGTCGAAGTCGATGATCCGCGTCTGTTCGCCCTGCACCAGCAAGTTGGCCAGGCGCAGGTCGGCATGGATCAGGCCGAAGCGGCTGGGGTCCTGGCCATAGTCGGCCAGGCGCAGGCCGAGCACGTCGACCACCTCGCCGATCAGGGCCCGGGCCCCCTCGTCCAGGTAGGGCCCTTGCTGCCAGGGCCCCCAATAGCCCTCGGGGCCAAGCATGTTCTGGTGGCTCCAGCTCATGCGGGTGAAGCCCTGCGGCTGGTGCCAGCGCCGCGCCTGCTGGTGCAGGCGGGCATTGATCGCCCCCAGCCGGCGGAACGAGGCATTGAGGCCGTGGGGTGCCGGCTCGCTGCCCTCGATCCAGTCGAACAGCACCACATGCCGGCTGCCTAGCCCGGCCAGCTCGACCTGCTGGATCAACTGGCCATCCAGGCCGGCAATCGGGCTGGGTACTTGCAGGCCTTCCTCGCGCAACGCTTGCAGCCAGGCCAGTTCACTGGCGATCTCCTGGTACGAGTGATAGGCCTGGCGATGCACCCGCATCACCGAGCGCCGACGGCTGTTATGCAACAGGTAGGTGGCGTTCTCCGAATGGCTGAGCAGGCGCAGTTCTCCGCGCAGCGACGGGTCATAACGCAAGGCGGCCAGGCTGGCCAGGGGGGCAATGGCGTCCAGGTCGTTGGCGGGGTTCGAGGCAGTCATCATCAGCGCGCTCCAGGGTAGATAGGCCACCACAGGATGCGAGGCGGCCGGCGCGCATCGCTTGACCGCCCAGGGCGAAATCTTGACTCCAGGACACAAGGCGCACGGCCGTCGCCACAGATTTGATATTTCAGGGTAAAAGTTGTGCCGCGCGGTCAAGTGCAACCCACCGTCCGCGCCCCACCATCCAGATCAATCCACGAAAAAGGACTTATCCATGCTCACTTCACTTCAAGGTAAAAGCGTCCTGGTCACCGGCGCCACCAGCGGCATCGGCCTGGGCATCGCCTATGGCTTCGCTCGCCAGGGCGCCCGGGTCGCCATCACCGCCCGCCATGCCGACAAGGTCGAAGCCGTGGCCCGGCGCCTGCGCGATGAAGGCTTGCAGGTCAGCGGTTTCGTCGCCGACGTGGCCCAGGGCGACGCCGTGCGCCAACTGCTGGCCGACGTCGCCGCCAGCCAGGGCGGGCTGGACGTGCTGTGCTGCAATGCCGGAGTGTTCCCCTCGGCCAGCCTCGAACAGATGAGCGAAGACGACTGGGACACGGTCCTGGCCACCAACGCCAAGGGCAGCTTCCTCTGCGTCCAGGCGGCCCTGCCCTACCTGCGCCAGGCGGAGTACGGGCGGGTGATCCTGACCTCGTCGATCACCGGCCCCGTGACCGGTTTTCCCGGCTGGGCCCACTACGGCGCAAGCAAGGCCGCGCAACTGGGCTTCATGCGTACCGCAGCGATCGAACTGGCCCGCGATGGCATCACCATCAACGCGGTGCTGCCGGGCAACATCCTCACCGAGGGCCTGCAGGGCATGGGCCAGGAGTACCAGGACAGCATGGCCGCCTCGGTGCCGCTGCGGCGCCTGGGCAGTGTCGAGGACATCGCCAGCGCCGCCCTGTTCTTCGCCTCCCGCGAAGCCGGCTACATCACCGGACAGAGCCTGATCGTCGACGGCGGCCAGATCCTGCCCGAATCCCTCCAGGCCCTTGCCTGAGGCTTCACCCTTCCTGACGGAGTGCCCCCATGAGCGAGATCTACGCGGACAAGCTGACCCAGCAACTCGATGACTCGACCCGGCCCCGGGAAGTCCAGCGCTTGCGCAAGGACGCCGTGGGGCTGATGGGGGTACTGTTCATGACGGTGGCCACGGCGGCGCCCATCACCGCGATGCTCGGCAACGTGCCGATCGCCATCGGCAGCGGCAACGGCCAGTACGCGCCTGCCGGCTACCTGGTGGCGACCATCATCCTGGCGCTGTTCGCCATCGGCTACGCACAGATGGCCAAGCACATCACCGCCACGGGGGCGTTCTACGGGTTCATTTCCCATGGGCTCGGGCGAGTGGTGGGCATGGCCGCCGGCATCGCCGTGACCCTGACCTACATTGTGTTCGAAGCGGCCCTGGTGGGCATCTTCGCCTTCTTCTGCGTCGACCTGCTGGCCAGCGTCAGCGGCATCCAGCTGCCCTGGATCCTGTTCGCCCTGGCCATGCTGGCGGCCAACGGCATCCTCAGCTACTTCGACATCTCGCTGACCGCCAAGGTACTGGGCGTCTGCCTGGTCCTGGAGATCCTGATGCTGGCGATGATGGCCTTCGCCGTGCTCTGGCACGGTGGCGGTCCCCAGGGGCTAGCGGTGGAATCGATCAATCCGCTCAAGGCCTTCACCCCGGCCCAGGGCGTGATCGGCGCCAACGCCGGCATCGGCCTGTTCTTCGCCTTCTGGTCCTGGGTCGGCTTCGAGTCCTCGGCCATGTACGGCGAAGAATCGCGCAACCCGAAGAAGATCATTCCCCTGGCCACCCTGCTGGCGGTGATCGGCATCGGCGTGTTCTACGTGTTCGTGTCGTGGATGGCCATCGCCGGTTCCGGCCCCAGCGAAGCCATCCGCCTGGCCCAGGACCCGGCCCAGGCCGCCGAGGTGTTCTACGGTCCCACGCGCCTGTACCTGGGCGAATGGGCGGTGAGCCTGTTCAAGCTGCTGGTGGTGACCGGCTCGTTCGCCTGCGGCATGGCCTTTCACAACTGCGCCTCGCGTTACCTCTATGCCCTGGGCCGGGAGAACCTGTTCGACTGCCTCGGCCGCAGCGTGGGCCGCACCCATCCGCGCCACGGCTCGCCCCATGTGGCGTCCACCGTGCAGAGCCTGATCGCCACGGCCATCGTCCTGGCCTTCCTGGTCATGGGCAAGGACCCCTACGCCGACCTCTACGCCCTGCTGGCGATCCTGGGCACCATGGGCATCCTGATCGTCCAGGCCCTCTGCGCCTTCGCGGTGATCTGCTACTTCCACCTGGGCACTCGCCACGTGGCCCAGCGCCACTGGTTCAAGACCTTCCTCGCACCGCTGCTGGGGGGGCTGGGCATGCTGTATGTGGTCTACCTACTGTTCGCCAACCTCAGCTTCGCCGCCGGCAGCGCCGCGCAATCGCTGCTGTTCAAACTGATCCCGTGGATCGTCGCCGCCAGCTTTGCCCTGGGCGCGGCCATCGCCCTGTACTTCCGGCACTTCGACCGGCGCAAGTACCACATCATCGGCAGCATCGTCATGGACGATGAACGCCAAGAGCCCTGAGGAGCCTTGCCATGTTGAAAGTCAACGCCTTCCAAGCCGAACACGCCGACGCCCTCGACAGCGCCCAGCGCGCCATGGTCGAACGGCGCCAGCGCCTGCTGGGCCCGGCCTACCAGCTGTTCTACGAACAACCCCTGCACCTGGTGAGCGGCAGCGGCGCCTGCCTGCAGGACGCCAGCGGGCGCACCTACCTGGACCTGTACAACAACGTCGCCTCGGTCGGCCACTGCCACCCCCGGGTGGTCCGGGCCCTGGCCGAGCAGGCCGCCCAACTCAACACCCACACCC
Coding sequences:
- a CDS encoding efflux transporter outer membrane subunit, with amino-acid sequence MKRTSLSIALGMVLAGCSLTPDYQRPTAPVQPDWPQGPAYEQAARGDQATAEARDAALSWQLFFRDPSLRQVLATALDNNRDLRQAALNVEAYRALHRIERSALFPSVDASAGGSRQRQPADLSPSGKAGIQSQYSMALGLSYEVDLFGRLRSLERAALEQYLASAEAQRGVQIALVGDVAIAYLTWRSDQEQLELARSTLASYRQSLGLIQSSREVGTASALDVRQARSLVETARVQQALYTRQVAQDVNALQLLLGTALPAGLSRTTAFEQPLAAPTPGLPADLLLRRPDIRAAEHRLLAANADIGAARAAFFPSISLTATAGTTSRELDRLFEGGSGLWSFAPQINLPIFTAGRLRGTLDYRKVLKDVNVAAYEQSIQTAFREVADGLAARGTFGEQLQAQRDLVSNDQAYYALANQRYDEGVDSYLAVLDAQRELFGAQQQLIRDRLNQLSSEVKLFKALGGGWDSQQPLALTARDANSR
- a CDS encoding AraC family transcriptional regulator, with product MPLITTSTTRPPESQIGILASAATGLSDFIQLHGGNPERILGMAGIDPEQLLHPTLSLDLNQYCSVFEEAARQTGNHNFGLRYGQQFRPDSLGLLGYVGMCSATLGEGLRNIVRTFPVHQQGSLLRLVEDGELCRLDYQVQYGAIVRKRQDAELSLGMFANLMRHALGQNWAPERVHFEHPQPEAWHEHCKVFDAPVLFGQRCNALVFRRSVLQRPMPGHDPKLLAILLESLHQLAAADGGQVRPGIVAQVRAQVRDLLSEGYPCLEQVAQQLRTPSWTIQRRLGESGLTFSALVDTVRQELALYYLQQSTLPISELALALGYSEISAFSRAFRRWCGVSPIQWRQAHRGPQAQQS
- a CDS encoding phosphotransferase enzyme family protein; protein product: MMTASNPANDLDAIAPLASLAALRYDPSLRGELRLLSHSENATYLLHNSRRRSVMRVHRQAYHSYQEIASELAWLQALREEGLQVPSPIAGLDGQLIQQVELAGLGSRHVVLFDWIEGSEPAPHGLNASFRRLGAINARLHQQARRWHQPQGFTRMSWSHQNMLGPEGYWGPWQQGPYLDEGARALIGEVVDVLGLRLADYGQDPSRFGLIHADLRLANLLVQGEQTRIIDFDDCGLGWYLHDLAAALSFFEHHPELAQWIDNWLQGYSRELHLATEDLAMVPTLIMQRRLQLLAWAGSHRGTAQVECLGREWVEQTLGLCRRYLDDGLQGVLAHARH
- the fabG gene encoding 3-oxoacyl-ACP reductase FabG — encoded protein: MLTSLQGKSVLVTGATSGIGLGIAYGFARQGARVAITARHADKVEAVARRLRDEGLQVSGFVADVAQGDAVRQLLADVAASQGGLDVLCCNAGVFPSASLEQMSEDDWDTVLATNAKGSFLCVQAALPYLRQAEYGRVILTSSITGPVTGFPGWAHYGASKAAQLGFMRTAAIELARDGITINAVLPGNILTEGLQGMGQEYQDSMAASVPLRRLGSVEDIASAALFFASREAGYITGQSLIVDGGQILPESLQALA
- a CDS encoding APC family permease produces the protein MSEIYADKLTQQLDDSTRPREVQRLRKDAVGLMGVLFMTVATAAPITAMLGNVPIAIGSGNGQYAPAGYLVATIILALFAIGYAQMAKHITATGAFYGFISHGLGRVVGMAAGIAVTLTYIVFEAALVGIFAFFCVDLLASVSGIQLPWILFALAMLAANGILSYFDISLTAKVLGVCLVLEILMLAMMAFAVLWHGGGPQGLAVESINPLKAFTPAQGVIGANAGIGLFFAFWSWVGFESSAMYGEESRNPKKIIPLATLLAVIGIGVFYVFVSWMAIAGSGPSEAIRLAQDPAQAAEVFYGPTRLYLGEWAVSLFKLLVVTGSFACGMAFHNCASRYLYALGRENLFDCLGRSVGRTHPRHGSPHVASTVQSLIATAIVLAFLVMGKDPYADLYALLAILGTMGILIVQALCAFAVICYFHLGTRHVAQRHWFKTFLAPLLGGLGMLYVVYLLFANLSFAAGSAAQSLLFKLIPWIVAASFALGAAIALYFRHFDRRKYHIIGSIVMDDERQEP